The window ATTCCATTTACACTGAATTGTTCAATGGTCAAAGGTAAACTTCTTTTGGCAAGGTCAACACTGGTTGTTTCATAAGCGCCTCCAAGAGCTGCTGCAACAGAGAAAGCCCCGGTATAAGAAAATGTATTTAATACAGTTTTTCCTTCAGAAAAACGTTCACGAAGAGCAAGTCGTACATTTTTTTGGTCAAGGAATATTCCTGTCATTGCTCCATCATTCAAGTTAACGGCAAAGTTCATGCCATTTTCTCTTATGATAATAGGGAATTCTCCTACTTCACCTTCCACATAATCATCCTGCTCTACATACTGACCATTTGTATCAAATCGCTTTTTTTCGTATATACCACGAAAATTAACAATTTCTTTTAATGCTGAGAAAATGGTTTTGCGAAATGCATAAATACCTTCGCTATAAAAGCTAGCAAGATAAAAACCATCATAATAGTCAATTGTTAAGCCACCGATTCCATCTCCTTCACCGTTAAATACACGGAAGGCGGTCGTATCTGTGCTTTCATAAAATCTTTCTCGCTTCTTAAAAGCATTTTTAAACTTTTCTGCAAAAAACACTTCCTCAATTTCTTCTTTTGGATTGTTTGTCAAGATCCAACCGATGCCTTTATTTTGTTTTCCATAATAGCCTGTAGCGATATATTTTCGATTTGGCCGAACAATTTTTAGAATTGTTCCTTCTTCTAATGTTCCATCTATTGGTTCTGCCGCCTCTTTTAAAATTAGGGGATACCCATTTGCTATATCTGCAACAAAATTCGGTTTTAGTATTAATTCAACGATTTGCTTCACCCAAGTCATCCTTACTATATTTAGTTACTCTTTCTTTGTGTCCATAGGATCCGAAATTTATTCGAGACACTAGCCAAGTCTGTATATTATGACATGCTTCACTAAAAAAAGCGATGATACGCTTATTTTAAACTTTTCATGCATTATCTCATTCCCGTTAAGATGCCATTTTGAAACCATAATGCGTAAGCTATAGAAGAGATATCAGCATTCTACTTTCTGCAAAAAAAATAAAACAGAGTGCGAAATTTACAGAATCCCGCACCCTGTTTCAATGGTAATTGGTTGTTAATTTATTATATCGAATGTAAGTAAAGATGGCAGCCAATATTCCAATGACAGCTACAAATCCGTCAAAAATGAAAATGTAATTGATTGCTCCACTTTTCGCAATCATCCCTGTAACAATTGGCATCACTACAGAAGCTACACTAGATGCAGTGGCAACTAAACCTGTTACTGCCCCTTTTTTCATCCAGAACATTTCTGTCATTAAAGTGATGGCTAGTTGCAGAATACCCGCGGTCGAAAATCCTAAAAAGAAGGATGCGATTATTACAACGATTGGTACTTTAAAAGCTAAAATAATGGCAACTATTACTAACGTTATGATGGGATAGACAATTAAAATTGTAGTAGGTTTGACACGTTTTTTTAATATAAAAGCTAAAAATAATACAGATATAACAGAACCAATACTATAGTAGCTTAACAACTTGACAGACTGGCCATTTGTCATTGATACAGCATCTTGCCCATAACTCGGCAGCCAAATTTGTGCAACCGTAAATAGGGCTGTTGATGTAAAGCCAATTATTATGAGTGCCAATCCTTCTCTTAATATTTTGGGTTCCGTTTTATACTTAGGCATTAAATCTAGTTGCTCCCCACTTTCTGAAATAACTACCTGGTTAACTTTTGGAAAAGTAGCAATGAGAAGAAGCATCATATTCAATAGATAAAACGCTGCTAGTAAAAAGAAGGCATAGCCAAAGAACAGCTCATTTTCTGATAAAAATAAAATTATAAATGGTAGAATTGTTGCACCTGTTGCAATAAACGCTTTTACCAATACGTTTGCTGAACCCGATGATTTTGTAAAAATCTCCACTAATGCTGGGTACGAGCCTGCGTCCATGGCAGCATTGGCTACACCTGCTAAAATCGCAAAAATAAATGCCAACATATAGTTTGGTAATAAAGGAATACTAATCAAAAAAACTGCCATAAATAAACTAGAAAAAATTAATAATGGTTTTCTTCCTATCTTATCAGATAAAACCCCTAAACCACTGTAGGTTAGCAGCTTCCCAAAACCGATTGCTGCAATGATATAGCTAATCATCGTGCTTGATGTATCCCATTTTTCTGTTAAACTTGCCATGTTGGAGGACAGGATAATATTGACCATTCCTAATAGGAAGTAATTGCTGTACAAACCAATCGTAGCTTTCATATATGTATTCTTCATTTGAAACTCCTCGGCCTCTTTCACTTTATCGCTTTAAAGCGTTGAAAACAGTTTAACATAGTTTAGGGAACATTCGAAATATTTTCGTACTAAAATAATGATAGATTTGAACTTTTTTCAACAAAGTGAAAATAAAAACTACCTCAAAAATAAATTTGAGGCAGTTTTAAATGTTATTTTACTACGATATTTACTAATTTACCCGGCACCGCAATGACTTTCACAATTTGCTTGCCTTCAGTAAATTCTAGTACTTTTTCGTCTACTTTTGCTATTTCTTCTAGTTGTTCTCTTGATACATCTTTTGCTACTTTTACTTTAGCACGCAATTTACCATTCACTTGAACGACTACTTCTACTTCATCGTCTACAAGTTTTGACTCATCGAATGTTGGCCACTCTTCATAAGTAAGGGTTCCTGTGTGACCAAGGATTTCCCAAAGCTCTTCCGCAACATGTGGTGCAATTGGAGCTAATAGCTTAACAAAACCTTCTGCATAATCAGTTGGGAAACTTTGCGCTTTATAGCAATCATTGATAAATACCATCATTTGAGAAATGGCTGTATTAAAGCGAAGATGCTCGTAATCATCTGTTACTTTCTTCACTGTTTGGTGATACGATTTTTCAAGTGTTGTGTCTGAGCTCGTTTGTACTTTTTCAGATAAAGCACCTTCTTCAGTCGTATACAGACGCCAAATGCGGTCTAAGAAACGACGTGCACCATCCAGCCCGTTTGTTGACCATGCAACCGATGCATCCAATGGCCCCATGAACATTTCATATAAACGAAGAGTATCTGCACCATGCGTTTCAACGATATCATCAGGATTTACAACATTTCCTTTTGATTTAGACATTTTTTCATTACCTTCACCTAAAATCATTCCTTGGTTGAATAATTTTTGGAATGGTTCTTTCGTTGGTACAACACCTAAATCATAAAGTACTTTATGCCAGAAACGAGCGTACAACAAGTGAAGAACTGCATGCTCTGCACCACCAATATAAATATCAACCGGCAACCAGCGTTTTAATAATTCTTCGTCTGCAATCGCTTCATTATTATTTGGATCGATATATCTTAGGAAGTACCAACTCGAGCCTGCCCATTGTGGCATTGTGTTTGTTTCACGGCGGCCTTTTTTCCCTGTTACAGGATCAACTACATTAACCCATTCGTCAATATTTGCCAATGGGGATTCACCAGTCCCCGAAGGTCGAATATTTGTAGTTTTCGGTAATTCCAATGGTAATTCATTTACTGGAATTGTCGTCATTGTGCCATCTTCCCAATGAATTACTGGAATCGGTTCACCCCAATAACGTTGACGCGAGAATAGCCAGTCTCGTAAACGATACGTAACTTTCTTTTCACCCACACCATTTGTTTCAAGCCATTTAATGGCATTCGTAATTCCATCTACTTTATTTAAACCATCTAAAAAGTCAGAGTTAATATGTTCTCCGTCACCCGTGAAGGCTTCTTTTTCAATATCTCCACCTTCAAGAACCGGAATGATTTCTAGACCGAATTCTTTTGCGAACTCATAGTCACGCTCATCATGAGCAGGTACCGCCATAATTGCACCAGTACCATAAGATGCTAATACATAGTCTGCAATCCAGATTGGAATTTCTTTTCCGTTAATTGGATTTATAGCAAATGCACCTGTAAATACACCCGTTTTTTCTTTTGCTAAATCTGTACGTTCCAAGTCAGATTTCATTTTCACTTTTTCTAGATAGGCTTCTACTGCTTCACGTTGATCTGCAGTTGTGATTTCACTTACCAATTTATGCTCTGGTGCAAGTACGCAATACGTTGCACCAAATAAAGTATCTGGTCGCGTTGTAAAGACTTCGAACTGGTCTTTCGTACCAGCAACAGTAAATTTCACTTGTGCCCCTTCAGAACGGCCAATCCAGTTACGTTGCATATCTTTGATGGACTCTGGCCAATCTACTTCTTCTAAATCATCTAATAGGCGATCTGCATATTTTGTAATACGCAGCACCCACTGACGCATTGGTCGACGCTCAACTGGGTGGCCACCACGTTCTGATTTCCCATCGATTACTTCTTCATTCGCAAGTACAGTTCCTAATGCTGGACACCAGTTTACAGGAATTTCATCTACATAAGCTAAATCCATTTCAACAAGCTTCGTAAAAATCCATTGTGTCCACTTATAATAGCCAGGATCTGTTGTATTGATTTCACGATCCCAATCATAAGAGAAACCTAATTCCTGAATTTGACGCTTGAATGTAGCAATATTTTTTTCTGTAAATTCAGCTGGATCATTTCCCGTATCTAGTGCATATTGCTCAGCTGGCAATCCAAATGCATCCCACCCCATTGGATGTAGCACATCGTACCCTTGCATACGTTTAAAACGCGATAAAATATCAGTTGCTGTATAACCTTCTGGGTGACCAACGTGTAAACCTGCTCCTGATGGATATGGGAACATATCCAATGCATAGAATTTTGGCTTTGATGTATCGTCTAAAGTTTTGAACGATTTATTTTCCAACCAATATTGTTGCCATTTTTTTTCGATTTGTTGATGATTAAAACTCATGTACTATCTCCTCCTTATTATTGAATAGGCACGATGTGTCGACATGAAGGAATGTATTATAAAATACACCTTGACGTATTTTTTGCCCAGATTTTATCAAGCTAGCTTGATATTTACCCGTAAAAATCTGTGGCATCCGCCGGAGGCTTAAACTTCATTCGGTTGAGGTTTGAACCTTTACTGAATGAAATAAATAAAAGCTGTAACAAAAGTAGATTATCCTAATAATGGTAAAACTAATCATTGTGCAATAGCACATTTGTATTAGAAACAAATAGTTACTTTGGATGAATTGACAAAATATTTAAAAAATAAAAAAAACCCGTCCCTTTCCTTAGAAAGGGACGAGAGATATTTACAACTCCCGCGGTACCACCCAAATTAGTGACACTACACTCAGCTTTAATTCCATAACGCGGAAAAACGGTTTTAGCTACTAGTTCACTAAAACAGACTCCAAGGCGAGTTCAATTTCTCTGCTTACTAGCTCACACCACCCGCTAGCTCTCTTCAAAGCTTCAAAATTTACTATTCCTTCTCATTGTCGTACTTTTCATATTTTATTCATTTTAATGTATATAGGTAAAATAAACAAGTCTTTCCTATATTGGCAGGTTAAAATTCCAATATTTAATTTTGATCGGCTGGAATATGATTAGTATATTAGCTATTTTTCTTTTTAAGTGGGCTATCATAAACAATACAAGGAATAATGGCGATTATTAATAATCCACATAACACAGCAATTAGGACATTCATATTATAAGCATCTACAATGATTCCACCGATAAATGGGCCAATCATTCTTCCAATGGAACCAATGCTATTAACAACCCCTTGGTAAGTACCGCCCTTCCCCTTAGGTGCAAGCGTGTTGGCAATGGTAGGTACTGCCGGCCACACAAAGATTTCTCCTAAAGTTAAAACCATCATCGCTACAGCGAACATTTTAAAGCTGTCTGCAAATAGAATGATACTAAAAGAAACCATCATGATCAGCATTCCCACTACTAATTGACTTTTTATTTGTTTTTCATACTTTTGAATAAGCGGACTAATTAACGGTTGAAGCGTGATGATTAATAAGCCGTTAATTGACCACAGCAAACTGTATTCTTTTAAGCCTATCCCTTGTTGTTGAATATGTGTCGATAATGTTGAAGCCCATTGTGAGTAGGCTACCCAAGCCAATAAGAACGCACTACAAAGAATAAGCAAAGAATAAAAATTAGCTCTTGATGAGTGACTTTCAATGGTTTTCTCACTAGTTTCTTTTTCGATTTTCGGAACCATATGACGATAAGTAATGAGAGCAATTAGTAAAAAGATAATATATAAAGCTAAATTAGAAATAAATAAATAGTCGAAACTGATTTCAGCAATAGGTCCTGCCAAGGCTGGGCCAACTGCAACCCCTAGATTTTGCGCTAAGTAAATCGCATTAAATCCTTTTCTGCCACCTTCTGGCCAAACAGAACCTACTAAAGCAAACATTGCCGGGATTACGATACCACTACCAAATCCCATAATAATTAAAAAGTAAATATAATGTGGCCAACCGTGCCAAAAGGTAATTCCTATTAATGAAATTATCGTAATAGAAATTCCAAGCATGATTGATTTATATCCACCCAATTTATCAAACAAATAACCACCTACTAAATTCCCTAAAACAGTAGCACCTGCATTCATCATTAAAACAAATCCAGCAACTGACAAAGATTGTCCTAGATGATCATGCATGTAGATAGTATTTAAGGGCCATATAAGTGAGCTTCCTGTAATGTTTATAAATGCACCGATCACTAGTAACCATACATTTTTGGGCATTCCCTTACTCCTCCATTAACATAGTACAAACACCTTTTATAAAAATATGATGTTCTTCACTTGTTGTTTTTTGTTTTGTACCAAAAAATAATAGTAGTCTCCTTTTTTCAAAAGTACAAGAAAAAGATTTTGAAATTGATATGAAGTAAGGGAAAGCTCTCAGAAAGCTATTAAACTTAAAATAAAAATTCATTTGTCCATAGATAATTATTTACCATGCTTCTACACAGTCGAGGAAATGGCAGATTTGTTCAAGTGCCACGAGACTTTTTTCATGGTAGAATATTTTGTTAGAGGAGTGAAAACAAATGTCAGAACAACAATTTCCTTTCCCGTCTGATGGGAAACGTTACTATACATGGAATCGCTATTTAAGAGATGAATTTGGTAAAAAGGTTTATAAAGTGGCTTTGGATGCAGGTTTCGATTGCCCAAATCGTGATGGCACTGTCGCTTTTGGCGGGTGTACTTTTTGTAGTGCAGCAGGGAGTGGCGACTTTGCCGGGGACCGCGTAGACCCTATTTCGGTTCAATTTGAAAAAATAAAGGAAAAGATGCAGCATAAATGGAAGGACGGCATGACAATGGCCTATTTCCAAGCATATACAAATACACACGCCCCACTCCATGTCCTAAAAGAAAAATTTGAAGCTGCCCTTGCCTGTGAAGGGGTAATGGGTTTAAGTATTGCCACTCGTCCGGATTGCTTACCCGATGATGTAGTTGAATATCTAGCAGAGTTAAATGAAAGAACATATTTATGGGTTGAGTTAGGCTTGCAAACTGTCCATGAAAAAACAGCAAATCTAATTAACCGTGCCCATGACTATGCGACTTATGTAGAAGGTGTGGAAAAACTGCGCAAGCATAATATTCGCGTTTGTACACATATCATAAACGGATTACCATTAGAAGATTACGATATGATGATGGAGACTGCCAGAGAAGTGGCAAAGCTTGATGTTCAAGGAATTAAAATTCACCTTCTTCACTTATTGAAAGGGACTCCTTTAGTAAAGCAATATGAAAAAGGAATGCTGGAATTTCTTGAGAAGGATCAGTACATCCAATTAGTAGCAGACCAATTAGAAATTATTCCACCGGAAATGATAGTCCACCGTATTACAGGAGACGGACCAATTGATTTAATGATTGGCCCAATGTGGAGCGTCAACAAATGGGAGGTTCTAAACGGAATTGATGCGGAACTAGAACGTCGCGGTAGCTGGCAAGGAAAATTATATGTTCCTTCTACTAATCAAATCGTGTAATATACAACTCAAATTGTGTAATAGTAAGAGGAAGTGACAATTGATGAAGCTACAACGAGTATTACAATATGCTCAACACCTCCTTATGCAGTCAATTGAAGAAGGCGAAATTGCCGTGGATGGTACTGCCGGTAACGGGCATGATACATTATTCTTATCACAGCTTGTTGGAGAAAATGGACATGTCTATGCATTTGACGTTCAGCAGCAAGCAGTAGATGCTACCTTAAATCGATTAACCGAACATCGTGTGACAAATACAACTGTTATTTTGGATGGTCACGAAAAGGTTGCAAATTATATTCAGCAAGAGATTGCCGGCGCCGTTTTTAACCTCGGTTATTTACCAGGTGCTGACCATACGATTATTACTCAAGGAAATACTACAGTTGTTGCCATCGAACAATTGCTTCAGCTTCTAAAGGTTGGCGGCATTATTGTTCTGGTGATTTATCACGGGCATGAGGGCGGAAAAAAAGAACGCGATGATGTATTGCAATTCGTCAGCTCTCTCTCTCAAAAACATGTACATGTTTTGCGATATGAATTTATTAATCAAAAAAATGACCCGCCTTTTATTGTAGCACTTGAAAAAGTTAAACTTTTTCAAAAATAAAAGAAGCGTGAAGCAAAACGATTTTCGTTTGCTTCACGCTTTTTATTATTTATCTTGATTATTCTTTTCCCAGAATGTTGCATTCTTGATCCCTAACTTAACAGGATTGAACACCGGGTCTTTTCCTTCTTTTTTCTGCTGTTCGTAGTCTTTTAATGCTACAATTGCAGGCTTCATAATGATCAAGATAGCGATTACGTTAATCCACACCATTAAGCCTAATCCAACATCGCCCATTGCCCAAGCTAGTGATGATGTTTTGACTGTTCCATAAAATGCAGCGACTAAGATAGCTATCTTCGCTATCCATATACCAATTTTTTCATATGTTCCTGAGAAAAGATATGAAACATTTGTTTCTGCAATATAGTAATAGGCCATAATTGTTGTAAATGCAAAGAAGAATAGGGCTATCGCAACAAACGGTGCACCAAAGCCTGGTAATGAAGACTCAACTGCATGCTGTGTATAAGCAGCTCCTGCTTCAATACTTTTTGCGAATGTTATTTGTTCTTCACCTGTTAACTCACCTGAATTGAACTCTCCAACATGAACAAATGTCGTTACAGGTTCAGCGGCTTTTTCATCATGTACATTATACATCCCTGTAAATAGAATCATAAATGCTGTAGCCGAACAAACTAGTAACGTATCAATATATACTGATGCAGCTTGCACTAGCCCTTGTTTTGCAGGATGAGAAACTTCAGCTGCTGCTGCGGGATGGGCACCAGTTCCTTGACCAGCTTCGTTCGAATAAATCCCACGTTTAACTCCCCAAGCAATAGCCGAACCAATTAGTCCACCAAATAATTCTTGAGCTCCGAAAGCACTTGAGAAAATTAGTCCGAGTACATTTGGCACTTCAGAGATATTCATGACGATAATGATAATTGCCATTAAAATATAAGCAATCGCCATAAATGGAACAATAATCTGTGCAGCATTCGCAATCCATCTAACTCCACCAATAATAATAATACCTAATAAAATAGCAATAATTAATCCAGTAATCCATGTTTCAATACCAAAAGCATTTTCAACTGCACCTGCAATAGCATTTGATTGTACACCAGGCATTAACACTAGCATTGCGATTAAAGCGGCAACTGCAAAAATAACAGCAAACCATTTTTGTCCCATTCCTTTTTCAATGTAAAAGGCAGGACCACCACGATACTCAGTTTCTTTTTCTTCTTTGTAGATCTGGGCTAAAGTTGATTCTACATACGCTGTAGCCGCTCCAATGAAGGCAATTGCCCACATCCAAAACACTGCCCCCGGACCTCCAAATCCAATTGCTGTAGCAGTACCAGCAATATTACCAGTCCCAACTCGACCAGATAGTGCGATAGACATCGCTTGGAAAGAAGAAATACCTTTCTCTGATTTTTCACCTTTAAACATTAATACAAACATTTCTTTAATATGACGCACTTGCAGGAATCGTGTGAGTATTGAGAAGAAAATCCCCACGATCAAGATTCCATAGATAAACCATGGACCCCAAAAAAAGTCGTTTAGTGAACTTACTAAACTTTCCATCTGAACACCTCTCTTTTTTGTTTAATTTATTGTTATAAAATTCAATATATTACAAGAATTGAATAAATTCAATATCTTTCGATAGTTAAAGATTGATAGATTACAGAAATAGTTTTCTAATATAAAAAAAATACTCAGTTTCGAATAACTGAGTATGAAAAAAACTTTATTTAATTATATAGCCGAGTGCTCTTAGCACGTTATTCATAAAATCTCTTGCATAAATAAAGACCTCTTCTCTTTCATTATCGTGAAATAGATTATGATAACTATATGGCCACTCTTTATATTGAATTTCTGTCGATTTTTGATTAAATAACCATTTGCGACTTACAGATGGATCAGTAATTTTATCTTGTTTTGCTGTTATTAATAAAATCGGCTGTGTTAAATTATTTTCTTGTTCAGAAATAATGTTTTTCATAAGGCTCTGAACATCCTTATACCATCCAACAGTTACATGGGAATGGTAAGGAATATGATCCACCAGCTCCTGATAGCCATCATTATTTCGGGTTAACATGTTCTTATCAAATTTTAAAGAAATTTTTTTATTTGATGCAAGTGACCCTAAACTTGTCATCGCATTTGTAATTAAGTTCGTTGTCTTTCTTAAACTTAGCCATGGCGATGTAAGGATTAAACCCGCACATTCTACTTCATTTTTTTTCAGGAAGTTAACCGCCAAAGTTGCTCCAAAACCATGCCCCATAATAAAAACAGGCAACTGATATAATAACGCATTCTGCATTAATTTCTTAATAAACTCCGAGTATTCATTGAGATCTTCATCATGAATTTTGGCATATTTTGAATTCTTGCCATGACCGGGTAAATCACCCATAACGATGGTAAATCCTTCTGTACGAAGTTTTTCAATTAACCATGCATACCATTGATGATGTTCAAATGCACTATGTAAAAGAACAACAACTGCTTTAGCTTGTCCTTCTGCTTCCCATTTCCACATACTTGACCCTCCTACCCATAATAAAATGGGCAAACTTGCATTCTAATTTTCATTCTCTTCCTAATTTGATACGCTATACTATATCATACTGAGAAATGAGGAGATTTTCGATGATTTACCCTTTTAAAGACAAAATTCCTAAAATAGACCCATCTGTGTATATTGCGGATAATGCTGTGGTTACAGGTGATGTGAGGATAGAGGAAGAATCTACTATCTGGTTTAATACTGTCATTCGTGGAGATGTTGCACAAACAATTATAGGTAAACGATGTAGTATACAAGACTTGAGCTGTATTCATCAAAGTCCGAATAATCCGGTAATTATTGAAGATGAAGTAACTGTAGGACACCAAGTTACTTTACATGGATGCGTTATTCGAAAAAGAGCTTTAATTGGAATGGGTTCAATCATTTTGGATGGAGCAGAAATTGGAGAAGGTGCATTTATTGGAGCAGGCAGCCTTGTCCCACCAGGTAAAAAAATACCTCCGTATAGCTTGGCAATGGGCAGACCAGCCAAGGTAGTACGTGAAGTAACAGCTGAAGATCGAGAGGATATGGATCGAATCATTCGCGAATATGTAGAAAAAGGACAAATTTACAAATCACTTCAACTATAGCAACATATAGTGGTAGAAAGTCTTACTATTATTATTACAGGTATAACGCATTAAGCTTATACCTTTTTATCATTACTCTAAAAGCTTTACATAAGCTACCTATATAAAGGAGACGTATGATGAACCAATTTGAAACTA is drawn from Lysinibacillus sp. SGAir0095 and contains these coding sequences:
- a CDS encoding class I SAM-dependent rRNA methyltransferase; this encodes MKQIVELILKPNFVADIANGYPLILKEAAEPIDGTLEEGTILKIVRPNRKYIATGYYGKQNKGIGWILTNNPKEEIEEVFFAEKFKNAFKKRERFYESTDTTAFRVFNGEGDGIGGLTIDYYDGFYLASFYSEGIYAFRKTIFSALKEIVNFRGIYEKKRFDTNGQYVEQDDYVEGEVGEFPIIIRENGMNFAVNLNDGAMTGIFLDQKNVRLALRERFSEGKTVLNTFSYTGAFSVAAALGGAYETTSVDLAKRSLPLTIEQFSVNGIDYEQQQIKVMNVFDYFSYAARHQLKFDVVVLDPPSFARTKKMTFSTAKDYPKLIGEAIDITASNGVIIASTNNASFNMKKFKTFIDKAFKEKNKRYKIVEQYSLPEDFVTLEDYPEFNYLKVCIIQLLK
- a CDS encoding MFS transporter, with amino-acid sequence MKNTYMKATIGLYSNYFLLGMVNIILSSNMASLTEKWDTSSTMISYIIAAIGFGKLLTYSGLGVLSDKIGRKPLLIFSSLFMAVFLISIPLLPNYMLAFIFAILAGVANAAMDAGSYPALVEIFTKSSGSANVLVKAFIATGATILPFIILFLSENELFFGYAFFLLAAFYLLNMMLLLIATFPKVNQVVISESGEQLDLMPKYKTEPKILREGLALIIIGFTSTALFTVAQIWLPSYGQDAVSMTNGQSVKLLSYYSIGSVISVLFLAFILKKRVKPTTILIVYPIITLVIVAIILAFKVPIVVIIASFFLGFSTAGILQLAITLMTEMFWMKKGAVTGLVATASSVASVVMPIVTGMIAKSGAINYIFIFDGFVAVIGILAAIFTYIRYNKLTTNYH
- the leuS gene encoding leucine--tRNA ligase; amino-acid sequence: MSFNHQQIEKKWQQYWLENKSFKTLDDTSKPKFYALDMFPYPSGAGLHVGHPEGYTATDILSRFKRMQGYDVLHPMGWDAFGLPAEQYALDTGNDPAEFTEKNIATFKRQIQELGFSYDWDREINTTDPGYYKWTQWIFTKLVEMDLAYVDEIPVNWCPALGTVLANEEVIDGKSERGGHPVERRPMRQWVLRITKYADRLLDDLEEVDWPESIKDMQRNWIGRSEGAQVKFTVAGTKDQFEVFTTRPDTLFGATYCVLAPEHKLVSEITTADQREAVEAYLEKVKMKSDLERTDLAKEKTGVFTGAFAINPINGKEIPIWIADYVLASYGTGAIMAVPAHDERDYEFAKEFGLEIIPVLEGGDIEKEAFTGDGEHINSDFLDGLNKVDGITNAIKWLETNGVGEKKVTYRLRDWLFSRQRYWGEPIPVIHWEDGTMTTIPVNELPLELPKTTNIRPSGTGESPLANIDEWVNVVDPVTGKKGRRETNTMPQWAGSSWYFLRYIDPNNNEAIADEELLKRWLPVDIYIGGAEHAVLHLLYARFWHKVLYDLGVVPTKEPFQKLFNQGMILGEGNEKMSKSKGNVVNPDDIVETHGADTLRLYEMFMGPLDASVAWSTNGLDGARRFLDRIWRLYTTEEGALSEKVQTSSDTTLEKSYHQTVKKVTDDYEHLRFNTAISQMMVFINDCYKAQSFPTDYAEGFVKLLAPIAPHVAEELWEILGHTGTLTYEEWPTFDESKLVDDEVEVVVQVNGKLRAKVKVAKDVSREQLEEIAKVDEKVLEFTEGKQIVKVIAVPGKLVNIVVK
- a CDS encoding MFS transporter produces the protein MPKNVWLLVIGAFINITGSSLIWPLNTIYMHDHLGQSLSVAGFVLMMNAGATVLGNLVGGYLFDKLGGYKSIMLGISITIISLIGITFWHGWPHYIYFLIIMGFGSGIVIPAMFALVGSVWPEGGRKGFNAIYLAQNLGVAVGPALAGPIAEISFDYLFISNLALYIIFLLIALITYRHMVPKIEKETSEKTIESHSSRANFYSLLILCSAFLLAWVAYSQWASTLSTHIQQQGIGLKEYSLLWSINGLLIITLQPLISPLIQKYEKQIKSQLVVGMLIMMVSFSIILFADSFKMFAVAMMVLTLGEIFVWPAVPTIANTLAPKGKGGTYQGVVNSIGSIGRMIGPFIGGIIVDAYNMNVLIAVLCGLLIIAIIPCIVYDSPLKKKNS
- a CDS encoding TIGR01212 family radical SAM protein (This family includes YhcC from E. coli K-12, an uncharacterized radical SAM protein.), producing the protein MSEQQFPFPSDGKRYYTWNRYLRDEFGKKVYKVALDAGFDCPNRDGTVAFGGCTFCSAAGSGDFAGDRVDPISVQFEKIKEKMQHKWKDGMTMAYFQAYTNTHAPLHVLKEKFEAALACEGVMGLSIATRPDCLPDDVVEYLAELNERTYLWVELGLQTVHEKTANLINRAHDYATYVEGVEKLRKHNIRVCTHIINGLPLEDYDMMMETAREVAKLDVQGIKIHLLHLLKGTPLVKQYEKGMLEFLEKDQYIQLVADQLEIIPPEMIVHRITGDGPIDLMIGPMWSVNKWEVLNGIDAELERRGSWQGKLYVPSTNQIV
- a CDS encoding class I SAM-dependent methyltransferase produces the protein MKLQRVLQYAQHLLMQSIEEGEIAVDGTAGNGHDTLFLSQLVGENGHVYAFDVQQQAVDATLNRLTEHRVTNTTVILDGHEKVANYIQQEIAGAVFNLGYLPGADHTIITQGNTTVVAIEQLLQLLKVGGIIVLVIYHGHEGGKKERDDVLQFVSSLSQKHVHVLRYEFINQKNDPPFIVALEKVKLFQK
- a CDS encoding sodium:alanine symporter family protein — protein: MESLVSSLNDFFWGPWFIYGILIVGIFFSILTRFLQVRHIKEMFVLMFKGEKSEKGISSFQAMSIALSGRVGTGNIAGTATAIGFGGPGAVFWMWAIAFIGAATAYVESTLAQIYKEEKETEYRGGPAFYIEKGMGQKWFAVIFAVAALIAMLVLMPGVQSNAIAGAVENAFGIETWITGLIIAILLGIIIIGGVRWIANAAQIIVPFMAIAYILMAIIIIVMNISEVPNVLGLIFSSAFGAQELFGGLIGSAIAWGVKRGIYSNEAGQGTGAHPAAAAEVSHPAKQGLVQAASVYIDTLLVCSATAFMILFTGMYNVHDEKAAEPVTTFVHVGEFNSGELTGEEQITFAKSIEAGAAYTQHAVESSLPGFGAPFVAIALFFFAFTTIMAYYYIAETNVSYLFSGTYEKIGIWIAKIAILVAAFYGTVKTSSLAWAMGDVGLGLMVWINVIAILIIMKPAIVALKDYEQQKKEGKDPVFNPVKLGIKNATFWEKNNQDK
- a CDS encoding alpha/beta hydrolase, producing the protein MWKWEAEGQAKAVVVLLHSAFEHHQWYAWLIEKLRTEGFTIVMGDLPGHGKNSKYAKIHDEDLNEYSEFIKKLMQNALLYQLPVFIMGHGFGATLAVNFLKKNEVECAGLILTSPWLSLRKTTNLITNAMTSLGSLASNKKISLKFDKNMLTRNNDGYQELVDHIPYHSHVTVGWYKDVQSLMKNIISEQENNLTQPILLITAKQDKITDPSVSRKWLFNQKSTEIQYKEWPYSYHNLFHDNEREEVFIYARDFMNNVLRALGYIIK
- a CDS encoding gamma carbonic anhydrase family protein, coding for MIYPFKDKIPKIDPSVYIADNAVVTGDVRIEEESTIWFNTVIRGDVAQTIIGKRCSIQDLSCIHQSPNNPVIIEDEVTVGHQVTLHGCVIRKRALIGMGSIILDGAEIGEGAFIGAGSLVPPGKKIPPYSLAMGRPAKVVREVTAEDREDMDRIIREYVEKGQIYKSLQL